A region from the Benincasa hispida cultivar B227 chromosome 8, ASM972705v1, whole genome shotgun sequence genome encodes:
- the LOC120084208 gene encoding probable 2-carboxy-D-arabinitol-1-phosphatase, which yields MAFGIVSMTIVPLTSTSSYSSCLSYGRRRPFLLNLSGESSGVRCSNFSRDLSLTTEKLGNGDVMTGGAFDFRKATTSLTERSISTSKKVTLVRHGLSTWNEESRVQGSSDLSVLTQTGVQQAEKCRRALANINFDRCFASPISRAKSTAEVLWQGREEELVFLDSLKEAHLFFLEGMKNVDAKKIYPKEYTTWREDPAKFCVNGVYPLRKIWTTAREAWKEILLSPGENFVVVTHKSILRALVCTALGLGPERFRSIEINNGGISVFKFNESGEAMLQCLNMTAHMYSDHTYLY from the exons ATGGCTTTTGGGATTGTTTCCATGACTATCGTACCTCTAACTTCCACTTCAAGTTACAGTTCCTGCTTATCCTACGGTCGGAGGCGTCCTTTCCTACTTAATCTCTCCGGCGAAAGTTCCGGAGTTCGCTGCTCAAATTTCAGTCGAGATTTGTCTCTAACCACCG AGAAGCTTGGAAATGGTGATGTTATGACTGGAGGAGcgtttgattttagaaaagcAACAACATCGCTTACTGAAAGATCAATCTCTACATCAAAGAAGGTTACTCTTGTAAGGCATGGCCTTAGCACTTGGAATGAAGAAAGTAGAGTACAG GGAAGCTCGGACTTATCTGTCTTAACACAAACTGGGGTACAGCAAGCTGAAAAATGCAGAAGAGCCTTGGCAAACATAAATTTTGATAGATGTTTCGCAAGTCCAATATCACGCGCCAAG TCAACTGCTGAAGTTTTATGGCAAGGACGGGAAGAAGAACTGGTTTTTCTTGATTCTCTGAAGGAAGCCCATCTGTTTTTTCTTGAAGGCATGAAAAATG TGGATGCTAAGAAGATTTATCCAAAGGAGTACACAACATGGCGAGAAGATCCTGCTAAATTTTGCGTAAATGGCGTCTACCCTCTTCGAAAAATTTGGACAACAGCGAGAGAGGCTTGGAAGGAAATCTTATTATCACCT GGAGAGAATTTTGTGGTGGTCACTCACAAATCTATATTGCGAGCACTCGTCTGCACAGCGTTGGGGCTTGGCCCTGAGAG GTTCCGATCTATCGAGATAAACAACGGCGGGATATCGGTGTTCAAGTTCAATGAAAGTGGTGAAGCAATGCTTCAATGTTTGAATATGACAGCACACATGTATAGCGATCACACCTATTTATACTGA